One stretch of Castor canadensis chromosome 12, mCasCan1.hap1v2, whole genome shotgun sequence DNA includes these proteins:
- the Kcnf1 gene encoding voltage-gated potassium channel regulatory subunit KCNF1 translates to MDGSAEHSLPEPGSQGSATGDDIEIVVNVGGVRQVLYGDLLSQYPETRLAELINCLAGGYDTIFSLCDDYDPGKREFYFDRDPDAFKCVIEVYYFGEVHMKKGICPICFKNEMDFWKVDLKFLDDCCKSHLSEKREELEEIARRVQLILDDLGVDATEGRWRRCQKCVWKFLEKPESSCPARVVAVLSFLLILVSSVVMCVGTIPELQVLDADGNRVEHPTLENVETACIGWFTLEYLLRLFSSPNKLHFALSFMNIVDVLAILPFYVSLTLTHLGARMMELTNVQQAVQALRIMRIARIFKLARHSSGLQTLTYALKRSFKELGLLLMYLAVGIFVFSALGYTMEQSHPETLFKSIPQSFWWAIITMTTVGYGDIYPKTTLGKLNAAISFLCGVIAIALPIHPIINNFVRYYNKQRVLETAAKHELELMELNSSSAGEGKAGGSRSDLDTLPPEPAGKEGPSWGSRLKLSHSDTFIPLLTEEKHHRTRLQSCK, encoded by the coding sequence ATGGACGGGTCCGCGGAGCACAGCCTGCCGGAGCCGGGCAGCCAGGGCTCCGCGACCGGCGACGACATTGAGATCGTCGTTAACGTGGGGGGCGTGCGGCAGGTGCTGTACGGAGACCTGCTCAGCCAGTACCCGGAGACCCGGCTGGCGGAGCTCATTAACTGCTTGGCCGGAGGCTACGACACTATCTTCTCCCTGTGTGACGACTACGACCCCGGCAAGCGCGAGTTCTACTTCGACAGGGACCCGGACGCGTTCAAGTGTGTCATAGAGGTGTACTATTTCGGGGAGGTCCACATGAAGAAGGGCATCTGCCCCATCTGCTTCAAGAACGAGATGGACTTCTGGAAGGTGGACCTCAAGTTCCTGGACGACTGTTGCAAGAGCCACCTGAGCGAGAAGCGCGAGGAGCTGGAGGAGATCGCGCGCCGAGTGCAACTCATCCTGGACGACCTGGGCGTGGACGCGACCGAGGGCCGCTGGCGCCGCTGCCAGAAGTGTGTCTGGAAGTTCCTGGAGAAGCCCGAGTCGTCGTGCCCGGCGCGGGTGGTGGCCGTGCTGTCCTTCCTGCTCATCCTCGTCTCGTCGGTGGTCATGTGCGTGGGCACCATCCCGGAGCTGCAGGTGCTGGACGCCGACGGCAATCGCGTGGAGCACCCGACGCTGGAGAACGTGGAGACAGCGTGCATCGGCTGGTTCACGCTGGAGTACCTTCTGCGCCTCTTCTCGTCGCCCAACAAGCTGCACTTCGCCCTGTCCTTCATGAACATCGTGGACGTGCTGGCCATCCTCCCCTTCTACGTGAGCCTCACGCTCACGCACCTGGGCGCCCGCATGATGGAGCTGACCAACGTGCAGCAGGCGGTCCAGGCTCTACGGATCATGCGCATCGCGCGAATCTTCAAGCTGGCGCGCCATTCCTCCGGCCTGCAGACCCTCACCTACGCCCTCAAGCGCAGCTTCAAGGAACTGGGCTTGCTGCTTATGTACCTGGCTGTGGGCATCTTCGTCTTCTCGGCACTGGGCTACACCATGGAGCAGAGCCATCCCGAGACCCTGTTTAAGAGCATCCCCCAGTCCTTCTGGTGGGCCATCATCACCATGACTACCGTGGGCTATGGTGACATCTACCCCAAGACCACACTGGGCAAGCTGAACGCGGCCATCAGCTTCTTGTGCGGCGTCATCGCCATCGCTCTGCCCATCCACCCCATCATCAACAACTTTGTCAGGTACTACAACAAGCAGCGTGTCCTGGAGACAGCCGCCAAGCACGAGCTGGAACTGATGGAGCTCAACTCCAGCAGCGCAGGCGAGGGCAAGGCCGGGGGCTCCCGCAGCGACCTGGATACCCTCCCACCAGAACCTGCCGGGAAAGAGGGGCCCAGCTGGGGCAGCCGGCTGAAGCTGTCCCACAGCGACACTTTCATCCCCCTGCTGACAGAGGAGAAGCACCATAGGACCCGGCTCCAGAGCTGCAAGTGA